In Maridesulfovibrio sp., the genomic stretch ACCGGGAGTTGAATAATGAGCCCTTTTCTTAATGTAAATATGTGGAAAGACCTGGTCCGTTCCTATCGCAATGTCAGCCACTTCCGCTGGCTGGTGCTGGGAATCCTGGTTGGTATTCTTTCTGGTATTATCGCCGTACTTTTTTTCGGTGCGGTAGAACTTGGAAAACATTTTTTCATGAGCCAACTGGCCGGACTATCCCTGCCAGCCCCGGAAGGTGAAGAACTTTTCCACGGGCACGCTGCGGAGCATCTACGCACGTGGACCATCCCCATCTGCCTGACCATAGTAGGTCTGGTCACAGGATGGCTGGTCAATAAATACATTCCCGAGACAGTTTCCGGTGGAACAGATGGAACAGATGCGACTATCAAATGTTTCCATCAGGGAGCGGGACGTATGCGTCCTCTCGTACCAATCATTAAAGGAATCAGCTCCATATTCACTATTTCTGCCGGGGGTAGTGCCGGGCGTGAAGGCCCAATTACCCAGATGGGAGCCGGGATAGGTTCATGGCTGGCAGAGAAGCTGAAGCTTTCCACAAAGGAACGACGCATCCTGCTTCTTTCCGGCGCGGCCGGCGGCCTTGGCGCGATCTTCCGCGCCCCTCTTGGTGGCGCACTCACCGCCATTGAAGTAATATACCGAGAAGACTTCGAATCTGAGGCCATACTGCCTTCAGTCATATCCTCGGTTGTTTCATATTCACTTTTCACTCTTTTCTACGGAACAGATCCGATCTTTGGAATTCCCCGTTTCGTTTTCCACGATCCGCGCGAACTTATTTTTTACGTTGCACTGGCCTTCGCCTGTACTTTGGCGGGCTGGATGTACATCCGTACCTTCCGCTTCATTAAATATTCTGTTTTCTATCAGATCAAAGACCGTCTGGGCCTTATGTGGGCCACCGGCATCGGCGGATTGATGATGGGCATAATGGGTATGTTTTTCCCGCAGGTACTCACAGGCGGGTACGGCTGGCTGGAAATGGCCATCATGGGAGAAATTCCGCTCATGATGATGATAGCGATCGTAATCGGAAAGACTGTTGCTACCTCAATGACCATCGGTTCCGGTATGTCCGGCGGTATGTTCGCTCCGGCCCTGTTTGTAGGTGGTATGTCCGGCGGTATCGTCGGCCAGATTGCCGGAAAATATTACCCGGACATCGTCACCCAGCCCGGTGGCTATGTACTGGTCGGCATGGCTGCATTCTTTGCCGGTGTTGCAAAAGCTCCCATCGGCCCGCTGATCATGGTCTGTGAACTGACTCAGGGTTACGGCCTGCTGGCGCCGCTCATGCTCGCCTCCGCGCTGTGCATCGTGCTTGGCCGTGGATTTTCACTCTACGAGCATCAAGTCGAAAGTAAATTTGATTCCCCTGCTCATATTGAAGACAAGACCATTAACATCCTCGAAGGGTTACACGTGGACACCCACTATAAACCGGGACGCGTAACAACCCTCGAAGAAGGAACCACGCTCAAGGCACTGACTGACATCATTGCGAACACCAACGAGCTGTACTTCCCGGTCAAGAATGAAGAGGGAGTCATCACCGGAATCCTGACCATCCAAAATGTCAGGAATCACCTGTTCAATCCGGACCTCTTCGACCTGATTCTCGCCAAGGATCTCGCAACTAAACCAGCTACCCTTAAAGAAGGCGACGATCTCTACACCGCCCTGCTCAAATTCGTTGACAGCGACTACGGACAGATTCCGGTTGTAAGCGAAGATGACCCGAACAGGATCATCGGTATCCTGAACAGGGAAAACGTATTCCGCGCTTATGCAAAGGCAGTTAAGGAATTACGTGAAGCTGCGGAATAGTTTGTTGATGAGCTGCCGGTTTTAAGTAATCAGTAATCTACCTTAAGAATGCAAACTCCCTCTTCCGACTTTTAGTCTGAGGAGGGAGTTTTTTTGTTAATATGGCTCTTTTGTTTAAGTCTGCTGCTGCCCATTGGTTTTCTAAAAACAAATCTCAAGCACAATGAAAATGTTATTTCAGCAAAAAATTAACTAGACAATCTCATCTACATAAGTCCCCGGTGGCGGAACTGCCCCGGCAGCAGAGCTCCCACCTTGCACGGTCTGGGCTGAATCGCTGGTAAGCTCGACCTTCTTTTCGCTTCCCGATGTGACAGAGCTCGCAGCTGAGACCGTACTAACCTGCTCAGCAGCCTGCACACCGCCGGCAACGGTCTGCCCTTCTCCAAGCTCATCACCTTTTAAAACTTTATCGCCTCTTGTTTCAGTGGCTTCTTCGGCCTTTTCCGCAATTTCCTCCGTCAGCTGCTCGGGATCAGGTTCAGCATCAAGGACCTGCTTTGCTCCCTCTGGCATGAGCTTTTCTTCGATCTTCTCTTCAACTTTCTTGTCCTGCTCTTCTTCACGCTCCTTGCGGTCCTTTTCCAGCTTCTCTTCCATCTTTTCGCCGGTGTAGTTCTCGGCTTCTTCCTTAGCAGCTCTTTCCGCTTTCTGCCCTACAAGCATCATGGCAGCATAACTGTCCCCAGAAATAGAAGATACTAAATCAGCTTCTGCCTTATAAATATCAACCACGTTCTGCATACGTGAACGAAATTGATCGGCCACGGCATATGAAGTCATCAATCCGTTAATATAGCGAGACTCTTCACGGTTGGTTTTGACAAAGCTGTCTGCCATCATATTGCGCTGGGAATAAGAATGACCTTGCGGTTCCTGCGCAACAGCTTGCTGATGAGTTGAATTTTCCTCTTCAGCTTCTTTTTCCTTCATATTGAAAATATTGAATTTAAAACCTGAAGATTCATTAATTTTCATTACTTTCTCCTGATTATGCCAACCCAGCTATCTATTATTGCGGCACAGTTATTTTCGGCATAAATTCATATTTCTTTAGGTTCAATATGAAGTTTTATCTCCCCCCTTGCCATCGTCTCCACAGGTATTATGTTCTGGTAACTAAAAATTTCGCATGCCTAGCAAGCAGCATGTCCCTTATTCGGGAGAATATAGGATTATAGCTTTTGCCTCCGGAGACGAAATCAGTTCGACATAAAGCGCGCAGCAAGACAAATCGCTACGCATCATATTGAATAGAATCTAGGAGATGAAAATGGAAATGAGAGGAACAACCATTCTGGCCGTCAAGGACGACAAAGGTACTGCCATGATCGGCGACGGTCAGGTAACACTGGGCCAGGCTGTGGTTATGAAACATTCCGCCGTCAAAGTCCGTACCCTTTACAATGATCAGGTTATCGCCGGATTCGCTGGTGCGACCGCTGATGCCTTCACTCTTTTTGAACGCTTTGAAAAAAAACTGAAAACCTACTCCGGCAACCTTGTTCGCTCCGCGGTTGAAATGGCTACCGACTGGCGCACAGATAAATTCCTGCGCAAACTGGAAGCTATGATTATGGTCGCCGATGCTGAGCATATCCTTATAATCAGCGGAAACGGAGATGTTATCGAACCCGATGATGGTGTCGCCGCAATCGGTTCCGGTGGTTCCTATGCGCTTTCCGCAGCCCGTGCGCTCATGCGTAATACAGAAATGCCGGCCGCTGACATCGCCCAGAAATCCATGGAAATCGCCAGCGAAATCTGCGTCTACACCAACGACAACTTCGTTATCAAAACCCTCGAAAAATAAAAGCGCGAGTTATTAAAATGAGCAATCTTACCCCAAGAGAAATCGTATCCGAACTGGACAAATTCATTATCGGCCAATCTGATGCTAAAAGAATGGTTGCAATTGCCATGCGTAACCGTTGGCGCCGTCAGCAGCTACCGCCGGAACTTCGCGATGAAATAGCACCCAAAAACATCATCATGATGGGCCCCACCGGGGTTGGTAAAACCGAGATCGCCCGCCGCCTTGCAAAGCTCGCCGGATGTCCTTTCTTTAAAGTTGAAGCAACTAAATTCACCGAAGTAGGCTATGTGGGCCGCGATGTAGAATCCATGGTCCGCGACCTGATGGAAATCGGCATCAATCTTGTTCGCAAGGAAGAAATGGAAAAGGTAAAAGTCAAAGCTGAAAAGCATGCCGAAGATGCCTTGCTGGACATCCTGCTGCCTTCTTCCAAGCCCAAGCAAAACGGCATGGGATTCTTCAATTCCTCTGAACAGCAGGAGCAGGAAGTAAAACCGGTAGCCGACCAGTCCTCCACGCGCGAAAAATTTCGCAAAATGTGGCGCGAAGGCAAGCTTGATGAACGAGAAGTGGAAATCCAGGTGACAGTTCAAGGTGGCGGTGTTGAAATCATGTCCATGCCCGGTATGGAAGATATGGGCATGCAGGTCAACGACATGGTCAGCAAAATGTTTCCCGGCAAAAAGAAAACACGCAAGGTCAAAACACGTGAAGCTTATGAAATCCTCATCCAGCAGGAATCAGACAAGCTGATCGACATGGATAACGTTGCTGAACTGGCCCGTGAACGTGTAGAACAGGGCGGGATACTCTTTCTCGACGAGATTGACAAAATTGCCGGAAATCAGGAAGGCGGCGGCTCCGCAAACGTATCCCGTGAAGGAGTTCAACGCGATCTTCTTCCTGTGGTGGAAGGATGCGTGGTTAATACCAAATACGGTATGGTTAAAACTGACCACATCCTGTTTATTTCCGCAGGAGCATTCAGCTACGCCAAGCCCTCGGACCTGATTCCAGAGCTTCAGGGACGTTTTCCTCTGCGAGTTGAACTGACCTCACTCGATAAAGACGACTTCTACCGCATCCTCACAGAGCCACAGAACGCACTGACCGTTCAGTACAAGGCACTGCTTGAAACTGAAAATCTGTCTATTGATTTCAGCCGCGAAGCCCTTGAGGAGGTTGCCTTTAACGCACAGAAATTCAATGAAGAGACAGAAAATATCGGTGCCAGAAGACTCTACACCATTATGGAAAAGATCCTTTCTGATCTTTCTTTCGAAGCACCAGACCGATCCGGGGACTCCATTATTATTGATAAAGAATATGTTCAGGAACAACTACAGGATGTAACAGAAGATAGAGACCTGTCACGTTATATACTCTAGACCACACTGAACAATATAGATATTCAATAAAGAAGCCGGGCCATTACATTAATACCCGGCTTCTTTTGCTATATTTTAAAATTGAGCATCATAAACATCTGTGCTATATATACCAGCAACGAAGAATATCATAAGTTAATAATCTTTTTCCATATAAAAGCAGCATATAAGATGAGCACAGAGCTAACTCCCATGCCTAAGATTAAAGGCACTTTTTCCACCAAACTGGTGCAGGAAATCGGAACCGGGACAACGAAAAGAAAAGTTATCCAGTCATTCCTGTACTTTGCTGAAGAAAAAGACAATGGAGAGATAGGCTTACGGGTCCTCAATGAAAATGATGTTCCAGCCGGTGAAGAACAAATAATAAGCAAAGAAGAGCTGCTGGAATCTTTCACCCCCGAAGTGGAACTTTATATTTCCACTGTATTTCCCGCCATCCAGCACTTGAACAAAACTCTCGCCAAGGCGGACCGTGAAAGACAGCACGGCAATACTTTCACAGCTGAAATGGAGTACGGTAAGGCTCTTAAGATAGATGAAGACAACATCCGCGCCAACTTCGGAATAGGGCTCTGCTATCTTGACCGTAATGAAGCGGAAAAAGCTACAGACGTTTTCAAGAGGCTTATTGATCTGGATGCAGCATTTGGAAAGCAACACAAACATCTTTTCAATGATTTCGGCATCTCGCTGCGCAAAAATGAGATGTTTGATGAAGCTATAAGATTTTATACCAGAGCGCTCGGTTTGACCGACAATGATGAGAACATATACTTCAATATTGCCCGGTGCCTGTATGATAAAGGCCAAAAAAAAGAATCCCTGGAATACGCTGAGAAGTGCCTTGCCATCAATCCGCAATCTAAACCGGCTTTAAAACTGAAAAAATTCCTTAACACCAAGAAAGGTGTTTGATTCACAAATTTCCACTCTGTCCGAACAGAACCGGATAAAATCCTTCTTAATCTTTATTAAGAAGGATTTTTTTTCCTCCTATGCCTCAAAAAAACTTCCAACCTCCTGAGATAACTAAATACAAACTTTAGGCACGCACCTTGCTTAGATATCCGTAACCGGATTTTTATTCCGGTTCATGGTTTAAACAGGTGTCGGCGGAGTCAGCGTAAAAGCCACACCTTTCAAGGAGTTTCTCATGGGTTTCAGCTCATTATATACAGCCGCAACTGGCGTAAAATCGCACGGAATGCTGATGCATCAGATTGGTGCCAACCTCGCCAACGTTAATACTCTCGCTTATAAGAGCGGCGATACCTTTTTGGAAACGCTTGCCAGCCAGAACTCGGCTAAAGCAAATTCCGGTATTGTTTCAGGAGGCACGCACACTGCCGGGCAGATCGGTCTCGGCTCAAGGGTTGCTGCTACCAGAATCAATTTCAAGGAAGGTTCTTTCGAATCATCAAGTTCCAGCACAGATATCGCAATCGGTGGTCAGGGATTTTTCCGTGTAGCGGACCCGGTAAGCTCAACCAGCTATTATACCCGTGCGGGTAATTTTCATTTCGACAAGGAAGGACATCTCGTAGACGGTCATTACAACAGGCTACAGGGTTACAAGATAAACGCTGACGGCGTAATCGGGACAACTTCCAGTGATATTACCCTGCCCATGAAGGAAGAGACAAACGCCAGCGGTGAAACAGTTCAGGTTGTAAAATCAGACCCGAAGGGAACAGACTCGGTATCTATCCGTACCAACCTCGATTCCGGAGCGACAGATAACAGTCAGGATGATGGTAATCCGTTCTTTTCACTTCTTAATGAATGGAATGGCTCCAGCGACACTCCGCTTAATGCTGATAAATATGAGTACAACAGCTCTATCCAGATTTATGATGACAACGGCAACAAGCATAATCTGGTTGTATATTTTGACAAAGTAACCAACGATGGAGACTCATCAGACAAACGTCACTGGGAATATATTGTAACCGTCGATCCGAAGAGTGACGCTAGCGCTCTTGGCGGAACTTCCGGTGCAGGACTGGTCATGGCCGGAACCCTCACTTTTTCCGGTGACGGAACCCTGCTCAACCAGAGTGCCTTCACTCTCGCAGATGGCGCAACCGATGCCAAGGATCTCAACAACTGGGAGCAGGCTGCTCTGAACAGTAATGGACAGCCGACCTTTGATGTCATCATGTCCGGAGCAATAGGCACTCCTGCATCACAGACTATTTCCCTCGATATGGGTATAACTTCTGCAACTGACTCCTGGACAAACACAGGAATGACAGCAGCGGATATAGGCAGCAATGCATCTTCCCTGCCCGGAATGGATCAGGGTAGAATCAATGCGCTTGCAACCACAGACTATTACGGTTCATCTTCAACCATCAGCCATTCACAGGACGGATTCGGAGAGGGTTACCTTCAGAATGTAGCCTTCAACACAGAGGGGGTGCTGGTGGCCATGTTCTCGAACGGGCAGACCAGCGATCTCTATCAGGTGAATCTGTACAATTTTAAAAATGAGTACGGACTGCGCCGTGAAGGTTCAAACTACTTCACCGCGACAAAAGACTCAGGTGACGGAGTTCAAGGTGTTGCCAAGAAGCAGGGACTAGGCTCGGTAGTAAGTAACAGCCTGGAGACATCCAACGTTGACCTTGCAGAAGAATTTGCCACCATGATCCTGACCCAGCGCGGGTTTCAGGCCAACTCAAAAGGCATAACCACCACAGAGGCCATGATCAACACGGCTCTGGGAATAAAGAAATAATTACCGGATATAAAAAAGCCCCCGGCAAAATCTGCACGGGGGCTTTTCTTATTGCTGTATACAGCTGCTAGCTCAGCTTTTCAGCCAGCATACGCAGGTGCTTGCGCTCTTCGTCAATACATTCTTCCACGAATTTACGCTCAGTGTCAGGAACCATTCTTTTCAACTCGGTAAAAAGAAGGATGGTGTCCTTTTCAAAACGCATTGCAGCACGCACAGCCTGCTCAAAATTGAAAGCCTCATCTTTGAAGGCCTCTGTATAATCGAAGTTGAATACGTCATGTGAATCCACAAGGGCCATAACGTACTGAGTATATTCTTCGTAATCACTTCCCGGAGGAATCTCGATAGCGCCAATACGGTCGCGCATATCACGGAAGAAAAGCTCATGCCTGGATTCTTCTTCAGCAAAAAATTCAAAAAATTCCTTTGCAGCGGGGTCTTTTGCTTCATCTGCAGCAAGAAGATAGAAAGCCTGTCCTTT encodes the following:
- a CDS encoding chloride channel protein; this encodes MSPFLNVNMWKDLVRSYRNVSHFRWLVLGILVGILSGIIAVLFFGAVELGKHFFMSQLAGLSLPAPEGEELFHGHAAEHLRTWTIPICLTIVGLVTGWLVNKYIPETVSGGTDGTDATIKCFHQGAGRMRPLVPIIKGISSIFTISAGGSAGREGPITQMGAGIGSWLAEKLKLSTKERRILLLSGAAGGLGAIFRAPLGGALTAIEVIYREDFESEAILPSVISSVVSYSLFTLFYGTDPIFGIPRFVFHDPRELIFYVALAFACTLAGWMYIRTFRFIKYSVFYQIKDRLGLMWATGIGGLMMGIMGMFFPQVLTGGYGWLEMAIMGEIPLMMMIAIVIGKTVATSMTIGSGMSGGMFAPALFVGGMSGGIVGQIAGKYYPDIVTQPGGYVLVGMAAFFAGVAKAPIGPLIMVCELTQGYGLLAPLMLASALCIVLGRGFSLYEHQVESKFDSPAHIEDKTINILEGLHVDTHYKPGRVTTLEEGTTLKALTDIIANTNELYFPVKNEEGVITGILTIQNVRNHLFNPDLFDLILAKDLATKPATLKEGDDLYTALLKFVDSDYGQIPVVSEDDPNRIIGILNRENVFRAYAKAVKELREAAE
- the hslV gene encoding ATP-dependent protease subunit HslV; the protein is MEMRGTTILAVKDDKGTAMIGDGQVTLGQAVVMKHSAVKVRTLYNDQVIAGFAGATADAFTLFERFEKKLKTYSGNLVRSAVEMATDWRTDKFLRKLEAMIMVADAEHILIISGNGDVIEPDDGVAAIGSGGSYALSAARALMRNTEMPAADIAQKSMEIASEICVYTNDNFVIKTLEK
- the hslU gene encoding ATP-dependent protease ATPase subunit HslU; translated protein: MSNLTPREIVSELDKFIIGQSDAKRMVAIAMRNRWRRQQLPPELRDEIAPKNIIMMGPTGVGKTEIARRLAKLAGCPFFKVEATKFTEVGYVGRDVESMVRDLMEIGINLVRKEEMEKVKVKAEKHAEDALLDILLPSSKPKQNGMGFFNSSEQQEQEVKPVADQSSTREKFRKMWREGKLDEREVEIQVTVQGGGVEIMSMPGMEDMGMQVNDMVSKMFPGKKKTRKVKTREAYEILIQQESDKLIDMDNVAELARERVEQGGILFLDEIDKIAGNQEGGGSANVSREGVQRDLLPVVEGCVVNTKYGMVKTDHILFISAGAFSYAKPSDLIPELQGRFPLRVELTSLDKDDFYRILTEPQNALTVQYKALLETENLSIDFSREALEEVAFNAQKFNEETENIGARRLYTIMEKILSDLSFEAPDRSGDSIIIDKEYVQEQLQDVTEDRDLSRYIL
- a CDS encoding tetratricopeptide repeat protein, coding for MSTELTPMPKIKGTFSTKLVQEIGTGTTKRKVIQSFLYFAEEKDNGEIGLRVLNENDVPAGEEQIISKEELLESFTPEVELYISTVFPAIQHLNKTLAKADRERQHGNTFTAEMEYGKALKIDEDNIRANFGIGLCYLDRNEAEKATDVFKRLIDLDAAFGKQHKHLFNDFGISLRKNEMFDEAIRFYTRALGLTDNDENIYFNIARCLYDKGQKKESLEYAEKCLAINPQSKPALKLKKFLNTKKGV
- a CDS encoding flagellar hook-basal body complex protein, which produces MGFSSLYTAATGVKSHGMLMHQIGANLANVNTLAYKSGDTFLETLASQNSAKANSGIVSGGTHTAGQIGLGSRVAATRINFKEGSFESSSSSTDIAIGGQGFFRVADPVSSTSYYTRAGNFHFDKEGHLVDGHYNRLQGYKINADGVIGTTSSDITLPMKEETNASGETVQVVKSDPKGTDSVSIRTNLDSGATDNSQDDGNPFFSLLNEWNGSSDTPLNADKYEYNSSIQIYDDNGNKHNLVVYFDKVTNDGDSSDKRHWEYIVTVDPKSDASALGGTSGAGLVMAGTLTFSGDGTLLNQSAFTLADGATDAKDLNNWEQAALNSNGQPTFDVIMSGAIGTPASQTISLDMGITSATDSWTNTGMTAADIGSNASSLPGMDQGRINALATTDYYGSSSTISHSQDGFGEGYLQNVAFNTEGVLVAMFSNGQTSDLYQVNLYNFKNEYGLRREGSNYFTATKDSGDGVQGVAKKQGLGSVVSNSLETSNVDLAEEFATMILTQRGFQANSKGITTTEAMINTALGIKK
- a CDS encoding ferritin family protein, giving the protein MVTFFSANEVAELAMRIEQKGQAFYLLAADEAKDPAAKEFFEFFAEEESRHELFFRDMRDRIGAIEIPPGSDYEEYTQYVMALVDSHDVFNFDYTEAFKDEAFNFEQAVRAAMRFEKDTILLFTELKRMVPDTERKFVEECIDEERKHLRMLAEKLS